From Bacteroidota bacterium:
TTGCCTCCACCCTGGAAAACATGGTGGGCCATTTTAATTTATATTCTAATTTTTAACTGTTTGTTATTTGTTCTTTTTAGATATATAATGATTCAATCAAGGCAACGGCACCAGATTGAACTGGATAAGCTTGAAAAGGAGCAATTACAGAATATCAACCAGATAAAATTGCAGTTTTTTACAAATGTTTCCCATGAATTTCGTACTCCTTTGTCCTTGATTATTGGGCCGGTGGAGGATATCCTTAGTTTGCATGACGTCAATGAATCTATTAGATCTAAGGTTGAGATGATCCGGCATAATTGCAAAAAACTGTTTTACTTGATTGACGAACTGATGACTTTTCAAAAAATGGACCAGGGAAGGTTAGCGCTTAAGGCTTCTTATTTAGATATAGTTGGATTTCTGAAGGGTATTTATCAGAATTTTGATATCCTGGCTAGGAGGAATAATATCACGATGAGATTTGATACTAAATTGGATAACTTTAAAATTTGGTATAATCCAAATAACATCGAAAAAGTTATTAATAACCTGTTGTCCAATGCATTCAAATTTACACCATCAGGTGGAAAGATATCAATTGAGGTTTCCACTTACTGTTCCACTTCAGCCGTAGGTCAAACTCCTGATTTTATTTGTATTTCGGTAGTTGATAATGGCAAAGGCATTTCAAAGCAGGATATGGATCATATTTTTGAATGTTTTTATCAGGGAAATTCGAATGTAAAAGGGACTGGTGTGGGCCTTTCACTTACCAAAAGTCTTGTGGAACTCCATAAAGGATTTATCAGGGTCAGCAGTGATCCGCTGATAGAAACGCGTTTTAAGGTTTATCTGCCAATTGGTGATGGTCATCTTAGTCCTGAACAGAAAGTTTTGGATGAAAAAAATACTGGTTTTAAAATAGAAAACGATGCTTCAATACTGGTTGAAAGCAGTAATCAGAGGGATTTGTTGACAGAGAACCAGCCCTCGGATCAGAATTTTGATTATGATATTTTGGTCGTGGATGATAATCCAGAATTACTTGATTACCTGGAAATGATTTTTAAAGATAAATATAATGTTCACCGGGCAGTGAACGGTATTGAAGCTCTTGACATGATTCACAATGATGAACCTGATCTTGTAATCAGTGATGTGATGATGCCCAAAATGGACGGCATTGAGCTTTGCAAGAATATAAAAAATAATCTGACGAGCTGCCATATTCCGGTTATTTTGCTTACTGCCAAAACTGCAGTGGAGCATAGGATTGAAGGGATAGAAGTAGGTGCCGATGATTATATTTCTAAACCCTTTTATCCTGAATTTCTTAAGGTAAGGGTTGAAAAATTAATAGAATCACGTGAGAAATTAATAGAAAAATTCAGGTCCGACAATGTTTTAATTCCTAAAAAGGTAGCAAAAAATCCTCAGGATGAAATTTTTGTCCAGAAGATAATTGATATTGTAATGAAAAATATGAGCAACGAGGATTTTAGTGTGGAAGAACTGGGTA
This genomic window contains:
- a CDS encoding hybrid sensor histidine kinase/response regulator transcription factor; translation: KGNLWISTIKGIVKFDIRREKFQKFLSNIDFSQSCFFKTNNSEFMFGASDGFVVFNPNEISTNQHFPAVTITDFRLFNRSVEIGAKLNGQVVLNQSVNCTKELTLNYRNNVFTIEFAALDFSNPGENVFAYKLEGFDKNWIPTDAKNRNASYTNLNAGVYYFKVKASNNSGIWNDSPVVLKIRILPPPWKTWWAILIYILIFNCLLFVLFRYIMIQSRQRHQIELDKLEKEQLQNINQIKLQFFTNVSHEFRTPLSLIIGPVEDILSLHDVNESIRSKVEMIRHNCKKLFYLIDELMTFQKMDQGRLALKASYLDIVGFLKGIYQNFDILARRNNITMRFDTKLDNFKIWYNPNNIEKVINNLLSNAFKFTPSGGKISIEVSTYCSTSAVGQTPDFICISVVDNGKGISKQDMDHIFECFYQGNSNVKGTGVGLSLTKSLVELHKGFIRVSSDPLIETRFKVYLPIGDGHLSPEQKVLDEKNTGFKIENDASILVESSNQRDLLTENQPSDQNFDYDILVVDDNPELLDYLEMIFKDKYNVHRAVNGIEALDMIHNDEPDLVISDVMMPKMDGIELCKNIKNNLTSCHIPVILLTAKTAVEHRIEGIEVGADDYISKPFYPEFLKVRVEKLIESREKLIEKFRSDNVLIPKKVAKNPQDEIFVQKIIDIVMKNMSNEDFSVEELGISVGMSRSNLFRKLKTITGQTPIEYIYFIRLKHSMDLLLERKLNVSEIAYEVGYKNPSSFSKSFRKQYGKAPSDFLNDILGKNQ